One Streptomyces dangxiongensis genomic window, GGCGAGAGTCCCTGACAGCCGTGGCTTCGCGACCAAGGGAGAACTGGCCCGCGCGATGATCCTGCGGGCTCTTGCCTCCCCCCTCCCGATCGCCTGGGTGACGGGCGACTGCGCCTATGGACAGGAATGGCGCATGCGCCGCACCCTGGAGGAAGCCGGTATCGGCTATGTCCTGGCCGTGCCGAAGTCCCAGCAACTGCACGCTCCCTTCGGCCGTATCGACCAGGCCATCGCCGACGTTCCCGATCAGGCGTGGGAACGACGCTCCTGCGGCGACGGCGCCAAAGGCCCGCGCCTCTACGACTGGGCAGCCGCCCGTCTGCCGGTGATCGAAGTCTTCGACGGTGACCGGCCCACCCATCAGCGGTGGGTGCTGGCCCGCCGCAGCCCGGCCCGACCGGAGGAGATCGCCTACTACCTCGCCTACGCACCCAACGGCACCAGCGTCACCGACCTGGTCCGCATCGCCGGATCGCGCTGGGCGATCGAGGAAGCCTTCCAGGCAGCGAAGAACGAATGCGGCCTCGACCAGTACGAAGTTCGCCGCTACCCGGGCTGGTACCGGCACATCACACTTGCCATGCTCGCCCACGCGTTCCTGGCCGCCGTCGCAGCCCAGACCACCGAAAGGGGGGCCGCAGAAACGAGCCCACCAGCACCATCCACTTCACCGTGGCAGAAGTCCGCCGACTCCTGGACGCTCTGCTGCCCCGCCCCACACCCCGCCTCGGACCCGTTGCACATGCCCTGAACTGGTCCCTCTGGCGCAGACGACACCAAGCCACAGCCCGCCGCTGCCACTACCGAAGAAGAACCAGCTCAGGCAACGATTTCTGACTGGAGTACTAGGCGTCCAGGGTGACGGTGAACGAGAAGCGGTCGCCCCGGTAGTGGATGACGGCCACGTCCAGCACCCGGCCCTCGCCGTCGTAGGTCACGCCTGTGTAGTGCAGGATCGGGCTGAGCAGCGGGACCTCCAGCAGGCGTGCCGTCTCGGGGTCGGCGAGGCGGGCCTCCACGGTGTCCGTGATACGGCTGATGTCCGCTCGCACCACGTCCCGCAGCACCTTGGTCATCGGCCAGCGGACCAGGTCGTCCGGGTCGATGAGCGCGGCCAGGTCGGGGCGGATGTGGTTGACGGCGTGGTTGGTCGGTTCGCCGGTCTTCTCGTCGCTGCGCAGGCGGTGGTACGCCGTCACCTCCGCGAGGTCCGGGAAGTACTCGGCGAGCCCGGCGGGCACGGGCACCGCGCCGTGGTCCAGCAGCTCGGCCGTCATCCCGGACTGCTGGGCCACGATGGCGTCCACCGAGCCCAGCAGCCGCACGGGAGCGCCGCGGCGCACCCCGGGCTCGATGAACGTGCCGCGCCGGCGGTGCCGGCTGATCAGCCCCTCGTCCTCCAGCTCCTTCAGCGCCTGCCGCATGGTCAGCACGCTCACCCCGTAGTGCTGCGCCAGCCGCTCCTCGGTCGGCAGGCGCAGCGGGTCCTGGGGGGAGCGGCCCAGTATCGAGGCGCGCAGCGACTGCGACACCTGGTACCACAGCGGCAGCTTGCGGTTCAGGACGATCGAATCCGGAGCGAAGGAGGTCACGCGGCTATCCGTACCTGTCGACGAACGGTCGGCGCAATGCGGCCGTCACACCCGGAAGTGGCGCTCGAGCCCCTGCCACACGTCGTCGTAGTGCTGCTGGAGGTGGTCCGCCCGGGCCGCGAGCGGCGTCAGGGTCACCGGCCAGCGGGTCTCGAACATGAACGCCAGCCCGTCGTCGACCTTCTGCGGCTTCAGCTCGGCCGCGCTCGCCCGGTCGAACGTCTCCCGGTCCGGGCCGTGCGCCGACATCATGTTGTGCAGCGAGCCGCCACCGGGCACGAAACCCTCCGCCTTCGCGTCGTACGCGCCCTCGACCAGGCCCATGTACTCGCTCATCACGTTCCGGTGGAAGTACGGCGGCCGGAAGGTGTCCTCGCCCACCAGCCAGCGCGGCGCGAACACGACGAAGTCGACACCGGCCAGGCCCGGGGTGTCCGAGGGCGAGGTGAGGACCGTGAAGACGGAGGGGTCGGGGTGGTCGTAGGAGATGGTGCCGATCACATTGAAGCGGCGCAGGTCATAGACGTACGGCACATAGTTGCCGTGCCAGGCGACCACGTCCAGGGGGCTGTGGTCGTAGGTGGCGGCCCACAGGTTGCCGCAGAACTTGTTCACCACTTCCACCGGCCCCTCCACGTCCTCGTAGGCCGCCACCGGCGCCCGGAAGTCCCGGGGCGCGGCGAGTCCGTTCGCGCCGATCGGGCCGAGGTCGGGCAACCGGAACGACGCCCCATAGTTCTCGCACACATAACCGCGCGCCGACTCGTCCAGCAGCTCCACACGGAAGCGGACCCCACGCGGGATCAGTGCCACCTCGGCGGGCTCGACCTGGAGCCGGCCGAACTCGGTGTGCAGCAGCAGCCCGCCCCGCTCTGGCACGATCAGCAGTTCCCCGTCCGCGTCGGAGAAGACCCGCTCCATCGAGGCGTTGGCGTGGTAGAGGTGCACGGCCATGCCGGTGCGCTGGCTCGCGTCGCCGTTGCCGCCCAGCGTCCACAGGCCGGCGAGGAAGTCGGTGCCCGCCGGCGGCTCGGGCAGCGGGTTCCAGCGCAGCCGGTTGGGGTCGGGCACGGTCTGGGTGAAGGGGGCCGTGCGGAGCCCGCCGTTGCCGGTGCGGGCGAACGCCGGGTGTGCGGCCGACGGGCGGATGCGGTACAGCCAGGAACGGCGGTTGTACGCCCGCGGCTCGGTGAACGCCGTACCGCTCAGTTGTTCCGCGTACAGCCCGAGCGGCGCGCGCTGCGGTGAGTTGTGGCCCTCGGGCAGGGCGCCCGGCACCGCCTCCGAGGCGTGTTCGTTGCCGAACCCGGTGAGGTACGACAGCCCCTCGGCGGTCTTCCGCGCGTCCCCGCTCATCATCGCTCCCTTGCGCCGCTGATTCCTATGCATCACCGTAGGAATCAAGTGGGGGACTGCGCAAGGGGTCCCGGCTCCTCCCGGTGGACGCGTGGACCTCTCGCCGCGCTCGCGGTGTACGTCCTGCTGCCGCTCGGAGCGGCGGCCTGCGCGACGGGCGGGGCGCACGGGGGCACGGTCCCGTCCTCACCCGTGGGAACGGTGCCGGACGGCATCGACGGGACCGGCCGGAACCCGCGCGAGGTGGCCAGGGAGGACGCCCCAGGGATCGGCATCGAGGTGACACCGGCCGCCGGCGGCGGCCGGGACGTGCGGCTGGCCTTCCGCCGCTTCCGCACCCGGCGCCCGGCCGGTCGCGGTCACCGGGCGCGGGGTCGTCTCCCTCTTCGTCGACGGCGGCCGGGCCGCCCGGCCGCGCACCCGCTGGCCGCCGCCCTCGTCCCGCGCGGCACCCAACACGTCACCGCCCGGCTGTACGCGGACGACGGCACGGTGTGGGCCGTGCGGGGCAAGCCGGTCGAGAGCACCGCCGACGTCACGGTGTCGGGCGCGGAGGCGGACGGGGTGGCGAGCGCGGTGGAGACGGACGGGGCGGAGGCGGACGGGGCGAGAGCGGACGCGACGGCGACGGTGGAGGCGGACATGTCGGAGGCGGACGCGGCGAAGACGGACGGGGTGGGGACGGCGGAGGCGGACGCGCCGCCGCCCCCGGCCGGTGACGCCGCCCCCGGCGCCGGCGGATGAGTGCATCGGCCACCTTTCTCCGTACTGTGGGACGAGCTTCACCGGACCCCGGCGGAAAGGCATCATGAAGCCCGTGCCCCACGCGACATCGCTCCGCCGCGCGCCCGTCCAGCGGCGCAGCGCCGAACGGCTGACCAGAATCCTGGACGCCTGCGCCGAACTCCTCGACGAGGTCGGCTACGACGCCCTGAGCACCCGCGCCGTCGCCCAGCGCGCCGGGGTCCCCATCGGCTCGGTCTACCGCTTCTTCGGCAACAAGCGGCAGATGGCCGACGCCCTCGCCCAGCGCAACCTGGAGCGTTACGTCGAGCGCGTCACCGAGCGGCTGAAGAAGGGGAGCGAGGGGAGCGGCGGCGCCGGCGCCCGCTCGCGGGGAACCGCGGCCGGGGGAGAGCGGCGCGGGGGAGACTGGCGGGCCGCCATGGACGCCGTCCTGGACGAGTACCTGGCCATGAAGCGCACCGCGCCCGGCTTCTCCCTGGTCGACTTCGGCAACCAGATACCGGTCGGCAGCCGCCACAGCGAGCCCAACACCCGGGTCGCCGACCGGCTGACCGACCTGCTCTCCGCCTATCTCTCCCGCACCCCGGACGAGGAGCTGCGCCGGGTCTTCCTGGTCGCCGTGGAAAGCGCCGACACCCTCGTCCAGCTCGCCTTCCGGATCGATCCGCAGGGCGACGACGCGATCATCGCCGAGACCCGGGAGCTGCTGCGGGCCTATCTGGGGCGCGCGCTCGACTGAACGGCCGGCCACCGGGACTCCCCAGCGGGCATACCGCTCGGTATGCTCCGAGCGAGCCCGTCCGCTCCACCCGCGCCTGCCTGTGCCCGTCAGCTCCAGATCGAGCCCGCCCGTCCCCGTCCGGGCCGGGCGAGACCCCGCCGACCCTCCGGAGGACCCGTGTCCCGCACCGCCCTGCGAATCTGCCCCCTGTGCGAGGCCACCTGCGGGCTGACCCTCACCGTCGAGGGCACCCGTGTCACCGGCGCCCGCGGCGACCGGGACGACGTCTTCAGCAAGGGGTTCATCTGCCCCAAGGGAGCCTCCTTCGGCGCCGTCGACGGCGACCCCGACCGGCTGCGCACCCCGCTCGTCCGGAAGGACGGCGTCCTGCGCGAGGCCACCTGGGAGGAGGCCTTCGACGCGGTCGCCGCCGGGCTGCGCCCGATCGTGGAGCGCCACGGCCCGGACGCCGTCGGCGTGGTCCTCGGCAACCCCAACGTGCACACCATGGCCGGCGCCCTCTACCCGCCGGTGCTGCTCGCCACGCTGCGCACCCGCAGCCTGTTCACCGCCTCGACGGTCGACCAGATGCCCAAGCACGTCTCCAGCGGGCTGTTGTTCGGCGACCCCAACGCCATCCCGGTGCCCGACCTCGACCACACCGGGCACCTGCTCCTGATCGGCGCCAACCCCCTGGAGTCCAACGGCAGTCTGTGCACCGCCCCCGACTTCCCCGGCCGGCTCAAGGCGCTCAAGGCCCGCGGCGGCCGGCTCACCGTCGTGGACCCGCGCCGCACCCGCACCGCCCGACTCGCCGACCGGCACCTGGCGATACGCCCCGGCACCGACGCGCTGCTGCTCGCCGCGATGGCCCACACCCTGTTCGCGGAGGAGCTGGCCGACCTCGCGGAGCTGGCCCCGCACGTCCAGGGCCTGGACGAACTCCGGGACGCGCTGGCCGACTTCACCCCCGAGGCCGTGGCCCCCGCCTGCGACCTGGACGCCGGAGTCGTCCGCACCCTGGCCCGCGAACTGGCCGCCGCCCCGGCCGCCGCCGTCTACGCCCGCATCGGTAGCTGCACCGTCCCGCACGGCACCCTGGCGAGCTGGCTGGTCGACGTCCTCAACATCCTCACCGGCAACCTGGACCGCCCCGGCGGCGCCCTCTTCCCGCAGGCCGCCACCGACCGGACGCCGCGCCCGGCGGGCCCCGGCCGCGGGTTCGCCCTCGGGCCGCTGGCACTCCCGGGTCGGGCGGCACCCGGAGGCCAAGGGCGAACTGCCCCTGTCGGCGCTCGCGGAGGAGATCGACACGACGACCGGCACCGGCGAACCGGTCCGCGCGCTGATCGCCGTCGCCGCCAATCCGGTGCTCTCCGCGCCCGACGGCGACCGGCTCGACAAGGCCCTGGCCTCCCTGGACTTCATGGTCAGCGTCGACCCGTACCTCAACGAGACCTCGCGCCACGCCCACGTCGTCCTGCCCCCGCCCCCGCCCGCCCAGAGCCCGCACCACGACTTCGCCTTCAACACCCTCGCCGTCCGCAACCAGGTCCGCTACACCCGCCCGGCCGTCCCGCTGGAGCCCGGGCCGCATGGCCGAGAGCGAGATCCTGGCCCGCCTGGTCCTTGCGGTCTCCGGCATGCACGGCACGGACCCGGCCGCCGTCGACGCGATGGTCATCGACCAGACCCTCGCCAAGGCGGTCGAGGACGAGTACGCGCCGGTGCACGGCCGGGACCCGCGCGCCCTCGCAGATCAGCTCACCGGCGACAACGGCCCCGAACGGCGGCTCGACATGATGCTGCGCCTCGGCCCGTACGGCGACGGCTTCGGCGCCCGGCCCGACGGGCTGAGCCTGGCCCGGCTGCTCGCCCACCCGCACGGCATCGACCTCGGTCCGCTGCGCCCCCGCCTGCCCCAGCCGCTCAGGACCCGCAGCGGCAGGATCGAGCTGCTGCCCGAGCCGATCGCCGGCGACCTGCCCCGGCTGCGCAGGGCCCTGCGCGAACGCCCCGCGGGACTCGTCCTCGTCGGCCGCCGCCACCTGCGCTCCAACAACAGTTGGATGCACAACGTGCCCGCCCTGACCGGCGGCAGCAACCGCTGCACCCTGCACATCCACCCCGAGGACGCCGCCCGGCTCGGCGTCCGGGACGGCGCAGGCGTGCGCGTCAAGGGCGCCGGGGGAGAGGTGGTGGCCCCCGCCGAGGTCACCGACGGCGTCCGGCCCGGGGTGGTGAGCCTGCCGCACGGCTGGGGCCACGACCGCCCCGGCACCCGGCTCGGTCACGCCTCCACCGTGCCCGGCGTCAACGTCAACCAGTTGCTCGACGGCAGCCTGCTCGACCCGCTGTCGGGCAACGCGGTGCTCAACGGCATCCCCGTCGAGGTCGTCGCACTGCTGTGACCTGGACTTCTGCGCTTATTGCTCGCACGTCAACCACTTGTTAACGCCGAGTGAACGGACCTAACGTCAACGCACCGCCGGCCCCCAGGTGGGATGTTCAAGGGCGAACGTTAGGTATCCATTCATGCTGACCATCCTCGGCTTCGCCATGATCGCGACCTTCCTGGTCCTGATCATGCTGAAGAAGATGTCGCCGATCGCGGCGCTCGTGCTCGTACCCGCGCTGTTCTGCGTGTGCGTGGGCAAGGGCGCCAAGCTCGGCGACTACGTCATCGACGGCGTCACCAGCCTCGCCCCCACCGCGGCGATGCTCATGTTCGCGATCGTCTACTTCGGTGTGATGATCGACGTCGGCCTCTTCGACCCGGTCGTACGGGGCATTCTGAGGTTCTGCAAGGCCGACCCGCTGCGCATCGTCGTCGGTACCGCGGTCCTCGCCGCGATCGTCTCCCTGGACGGCGACGGCTCCACCACGTTCATGATCACCGTGTCGGCGATGTACCCGCTGTACAAGCGACTGAAGATGTCCCTGGTCGTGATGACGGGCGTCGCCGCCATGGCCAACGGCGTGATGAACACGCTGCCCTGGGGCGGCCCCACCGCCCGGGCCGCCACCGCGCTCAAGGTCGACGCGAGCGACATCTTCGTGCCGATGATCCCGGCGCTGGCCGTGGGGCTGGCGTTCGTGTTCGCCCTGGCCTTCGTCCTCGGCCGCCGCGAGCGCAGGCGGCTCGGCGTGCTCACCCTGGACGAGGTCCTCGTGGAGGGGACCGAGACGGTCCTGGCCGGCGCGGGCAACGCCAACGGCGCGAAGACCCGCGGGGGTCCGGCCTCCGACATCGGCGCGAAGGGCGCCGGGGGTCCGGCTGCCGGCACCGGCGCGGAGAGCACCGGAGGTCCGGGCCCGGGTACGGACGCCGCTCCCGACGAGCCCGAGGACGACGGCCTTCAGGGGCTGGACCCGGAACGCCCCACCCTGCGCCCCCGGCTGTACTGGTTCAACGCGCTGCTCACGGTCGTCCTGCTCACCGCCATGATCATGGAATGGCTGCCGATCCCAGTGCTGTTCCTGCTCGGCGCGGCCCTCGCCCTGACCGTCAACTTCCCGCACATGCCGGACCAGAAGGCCCGCGTCGCCGCCCACGCCGAGAACGTCCTCAACGTCTCCGGCATGGTGTTCGCCGCCGCCGTCTTCACAGGCGTCCTCCAGGGCACCGGCATGGTCGACCACATGGCCGGATGGCTGGTCGACAACATCCCCGCCGGCATGGGCCCGCACATGGCCGCCGTCACCGGCGTGCTGAGCATCCCGCTCACGTACTTCATGTCCAACGACGGTTTCTACTTCGGCGTCCTGCCGGTGCTCGCCGAGGCCGGCCACGCGCACGGCGTCTCCTCGCTGGAGATCGCCCGCGCCTCGATCATCGGGCAGCCCCTGCACATGTCCAGCCCGCTCGTCCCCGCCGTGTACGTCCTGGTCGGCATGGCCAAGGTCGAGTTCGGCGACCACACCCGGTTCGTGGTCAAGTGGGCCGCGCTCACCTCCCTGGTGGTGCTCGGCGCCGGCATCGTGTTCGGCATCGTCTGACCGCGGCGGGGGAGGTCGTGTCCATGGGGTCCGGTGGGAACCGCGGCTGGCTGCCGCGCCTCGTCCTCGCCTTCGGCTGTGCGCAGGGGGCGGTGTCGATGGCCCGGCCCGCCGTCTCCTACCGGGCCCTGGCATTGGGCGCCGACGAGCGGGCGGTCGGTGTCATCGCGGGCGTCTACGCCCTGCTGCCGCTGTTCGCGGCCGTACCGCTCGGCCGCCGCACCGACCACGGCCGCTGCGCGCCCCTGCTCCCGTCGGGCGTGGCCCTCATCGCCGGCGGCTGCGCGCTCAGCGGACTCGCCGGCTCGCTGTGGGCGATGGCCGTGTGGA contains:
- a CDS encoding IS701 family transposase, which translates into the protein MGEADLWAGELESVFARVAGRFSRVDLRWRMRDYVRGLLAPVERKNGWQLAEYAGHRGPAGFQHLLNGASWDADAVRDDLQQYVAERLGTPDGVLIVDDTGFLKKGTTSAGVQRQYSGTAGRTENCQIGVFAAYASSKGRALVDRELYLPKSWTSDADRCRAARVPDSRGFATKGELARAMILRALASPLPIAWVTGDCAYGQEWRMRRTLEEAGIGYVLAVPKSQQLHAPFGRIDQAIADVPDQAWERRSCGDGAKGPRLYDWAAARLPVIEVFDGDRPTHQRWVLARRSPARPEEIAYYLAYAPNGTSVTDLVRIAGSRWAIEEAFQAAKNECGLDQYEVRRYPGWYRHITLAMLAHAFLAAVAAQTTERGAAETSPPAPSTSPWQKSADSWTLCCPAPHPASDPLHMP
- a CDS encoding GntR family transcriptional regulator is translated as MTSFAPDSIVLNRKLPLWYQVSQSLRASILGRSPQDPLRLPTEERLAQHYGVSVLTMRQALKELEDEGLISRHRRRGTFIEPGVRRGAPVRLLGSVDAIVAQQSGMTAELLDHGAVPVPAGLAEYFPDLAEVTAYHRLRSDEKTGEPTNHAVNHIRPDLAALIDPDDLVRWPMTKVLRDVVRADISRITDTVEARLADPETARLLEVPLLSPILHYTGVTYDGEGRVLDVAVIHYRGDRFSFTVTLDA
- the hmgA gene encoding homogentisate 1,2-dioxygenase, with the translated sequence MSGDARKTAEGLSYLTGFGNEHASEAVPGALPEGHNSPQRAPLGLYAEQLSGTAFTEPRAYNRRSWLYRIRPSAAHPAFARTGNGGLRTAPFTQTVPDPNRLRWNPLPEPPAGTDFLAGLWTLGGNGDASQRTGMAVHLYHANASMERVFSDADGELLIVPERGGLLLHTEFGRLQVEPAEVALIPRGVRFRVELLDESARGYVCENYGASFRLPDLGPIGANGLAAPRDFRAPVAAYEDVEGPVEVVNKFCGNLWAATYDHSPLDVVAWHGNYVPYVYDLRRFNVIGTISYDHPDPSVFTVLTSPSDTPGLAGVDFVVFAPRWLVGEDTFRPPYFHRNVMSEYMGLVEGAYDAKAEGFVPGGGSLHNMMSAHGPDRETFDRASAAELKPQKVDDGLAFMFETRWPVTLTPLAARADHLQQHYDDVWQGLERHFRV
- a CDS encoding TetR/AcrR family transcriptional regulator; the encoded protein is MKPVPHATSLRRAPVQRRSAERLTRILDACAELLDEVGYDALSTRAVAQRAGVPIGSVYRFFGNKRQMADALAQRNLERYVERVTERLKKGSEGSGGAGARSRGTAAGGERRGGDWRAAMDAVLDEYLAMKRTAPGFSLVDFGNQIPVGSRHSEPNTRVADRLTDLLSAYLSRTPDEELRRVFLVAVESADTLVQLAFRIDPQGDDAIIAETRELLRAYLGRALD
- a CDS encoding CitMHS family transporter encodes the protein MLTILGFAMIATFLVLIMLKKMSPIAALVLVPALFCVCVGKGAKLGDYVIDGVTSLAPTAAMLMFAIVYFGVMIDVGLFDPVVRGILRFCKADPLRIVVGTAVLAAIVSLDGDGSTTFMITVSAMYPLYKRLKMSLVVMTGVAAMANGVMNTLPWGGPTARAATALKVDASDIFVPMIPALAVGLAFVFALAFVLGRRERRRLGVLTLDEVLVEGTETVLAGAGNANGAKTRGGPASDIGAKGAGGPAAGTGAESTGGPGPGTDAAPDEPEDDGLQGLDPERPTLRPRLYWFNALLTVVLLTAMIMEWLPIPVLFLLGAALALTVNFPHMPDQKARVAAHAENVLNVSGMVFAAAVFTGVLQGTGMVDHMAGWLVDNIPAGMGPHMAAVTGVLSIPLTYFMSNDGFYFGVLPVLAEAGHAHGVSSLEIARASIIGQPLHMSSPLVPAVYVLVGMAKVEFGDHTRFVVKWAALTSLVVLGAGIVFGIV